The Actinomyces faecalis genome includes the window GACCGCTGACGAGGCTTAAGGACAGGGCTCCGATTCCGCTCCCTGCTGTCGTCAGGAAAGCCTGGCGCGAGATACGGTGGGCATGGGTGCACCTCCTCATCGATTTGTTATGTAAATCACAATGATAGTGCTGAGGTGTGAGTATGTCCACACTGCTGTCAGTGGTGATGACCGTGGCCCTGGGCTAGGCCTCGCCCACATCGGTAAAGGCGAAGACCTCCATGCCCTCGATATGCACTTGTGTGCGCCTGTCCCGCGTCAGTGGATCAAGTAGATCATCCCGCGCTGACTCCTGCGAACGGACTCGAAAGAGTCTCGGTCCGTTCCCCTCGCCAGCGCTAGCTATTAGTCCGGCACCATGAGTGAGCTCTGGATCATCAGGCAACAGGGGCGGAACATCATCTCCACCGCAACTGGCCCGGCTGCGGTACCACCAACGAGACGACGGGCAGCGGCGATAAGTTCGTCGTCCATAGGCACGGCGAGGACGCTACGGAAACTTCGGGCCAGTCAATGAAGTGACCGGTGTCAATCATGACAGTCAGCGGGATATGTTCGGGAGCGAAGCTGAGCCGTGGTGCCAGGCGCAGGTCGAGGCGGATATCGGAATCGCGCTGGATACACCTGCCTAGTTCGAACTTGACCCCAGCCTTCAACAATGTCACGGGTAGATCTAGAGGTATGAGGCAGCCACACAACCAGTGCTTGCGTTCTTTTGGCCGCCCACTGATTGTCGGTGGAACGCGCAAGCCGGGCGACCGGACGCTGTATGACCCACACAGGCTGCGGGCTGGCGAGGGCGTCAGTGGGGATGCGTCCCTTGCGCGACTGAAGAGCAGATTATGTGGCGCTGCCGTCCTTGAACGGCAGTTGCGTGGATCACGCTGCGGCCTCAAAGTAGGCGATGGAGACTGCTACGGCGCATGGGCCGATGGATTCAAGGACACGGTCCACAATCCAGCTGTTGTCCTCGACGAGGAAATCCATTCAGCCGACTCGGCGCTCACCATCCATGATAACTGCGTCCAGGTCGCGTGTTGTGCGCTCAAGACTAGTCACTGGCAGGCCGTCAATGACTGTCAGGTCAGATGGCTGAGAGCGGTCGTGTGGAGGTGTACGCGATAAATCTGTTGCAGCGTGGTCAGGTGCATCTCCTTAGGAAACGTGGTGCAGCCGTGGAGTTCGGCTGCGCTGAAGCGGGTCGCCGCCTCGTAGGAGGCGACCCGCTTCAGGGGAGGTAGTCTCCACCGTGAAAGCGTTGCGGGTTTGGGCTGAGGGCCAGGGTCTCCTGGCCGAGGTGGTCCCCGGCCGCCGTGGCATCTACGCCCCCGCTCGCACGAATCGCGTCGATCGGGCCGACGGCACGGTGGTTTGGGTCAGCTGATGCGGCGATCCGTGTCCTCCTGCTGCCCGAGGAGGCATACGAGGCGGCCATGGTTGCGGCGGCCTGTGGGCAAAAATGACCCCTCCCCGGAGAGGGCTATAGATGCTCCCCGCGCGCACGCGCGAAAGGCCTCCATCCCTTGCTCGGAGCCGCTTCGCGGCTCTGAATCAATTGCGCAGTGCCTGGCGGCTCTGCGGCCGGGCCAGACCCTCCCAGCAGATCGCTACCGGTCGTGGTGGGCCAGGCGCACTACGAGAAGCTAGGACGCGGACGTGGTCGCTTTAGCCCGTCTTCCTGCCGAAATTGCGCCGGTTCCGCGCCAGACTACGGATCGCTGGATCGCGTACGAGATCCGCGATTTCGTAAGTGCAGGCTGGACGCTTAGCGATGTCCTCCATGCGCTCGATCACTGGCCTGATGGCACCGCCTGGGCGATGACGACTCGCTCATTGCAGCACGTCCACCACTGACTCCGCTTCCGCCTCCAGCACTGGACCGACCCGCAGGGGAAGCCTCTGCCGTCGCGCTCCCAGGTGGCGCAGCGCCAACATGCGTGAGACCTGGCTGCTATCGCCGCTGATCGGGCCGCGCGGCGGCCACGCCGGTGCCGCACCGAGATGCTGCCACACATGATCCAGTCTCAGTGCGCTCTCCTGGCCTGCGCCAGCACACCAGCACACCGCCATCCAGCAACGCCTCCAGAGAACTGGAGGCCGAAGTCACCACAGGCCTGGATGTCAAGAAATTCGCTCAGTAGTCCTCAATTTCTTAAAAATGACTTTTGTTATCCGAATGCTTGCTATGGCTATAACGGAAACTCCGATACCCTTGTGTATGTTGACGGAAGCGTAGTTTTCCGTAAGTAGTTCCGGGACTATAAGACTAAAAGCGAGGGCTATTAAAACAATTGAAATTAGCGCCCCGGTTGCAGCGAAAACTTTCATACGTCGATTGGTGCTGTGCATGGGGTACTCTTTTCTATCCGAAGGGGTTGCACACAGGAGGCCCTACGAAAGCGTGGTGAATGTATGACCATCCGTCTGAATGCATGCACAGATTGGCATACGCAACAACAACTCCTGCAATTATGGGACCAGCCTCAGGAATGAGAGCCGTTAGTGCGGCGCCTCCGTTGATCTTGTTCACGAGCCATTGATCGATCTGATACTCATAGCCCCACCAGTGGGCAATTACATGAAAATGGCTTGTGTTGATAATGGGGACCTTGAAAGCGCGGGTTTCGGCAATGGTGGTGGCGGATCCTGGGGGCGAAGTTAAATCGCCTGCATACGTTAGGTCGCCTGCATAGGCTAAATCGCCCTTTGTGATGCGCTGTGCAACATTGTTCCAATGTTCCGTCAGAAGGCGAAGACCTTCTGGCGGGACAGATTTCATTACTTCCTCAGGTGCATTTAGTACATATCCGGAGGGCGTTGCCTCGATGTACTTCTCGAGGACCACGAATGACTGTTCTGATACTTGAGATGAGATCTGAGAGGATTGCGTCCCGCTGGGTGTGTATGTAGAGGCGGCGGCTACGGGGCTTGTCGTAAAGGCGAAGATGCAGGCGCGGCGCCGACGGTGATGCGACGGAAAAGAGTTGTGTTCATAGAGTCAATTATGATGTCGGTCACACGCGGTGTCAATAGTTGTTAGCCTTGGTTCTGGGGGGGGGCTCGGCCCGCTGTGGGTCTACATCAGAGGGACCTCTAGGTGGTGGGTGGAACTCTTCTGGGTTGATCTCGACAGATCCTGAGGGTGGGCCCTGTGGGCGATCTGGCGTGTCGGCGGCGTTCTGTGGGCATCTCTAAGGGGGCCCTAGTGAGCGGGTCGCATGGGCCGCGGACCTGCGCGCCATCGCCAGGCCGCCCACCAAAGGGGTGAGCGCAGACGATAGGGAGGCTGCGCGACCCATGGCCGAAGAGCTGACACACTGAATTATTTTCGTTATACGATATTGGTATACCGGTGCGAATGACTGACGAGCGCCTCCAGGCACTGGAGACCGAGGCTACCGCTACGTGAGCCATCCGCACCCACGCCATCACCGAAGTAGCAATGTCACCCAGGACCTATTGTGATCACCGGCACATGTGATGTAGGATGCTTCTACGAATCCCGTCCCACCTCTCTTCCCGAAAAATTGTTGCCGTGATAAAGACCCCCGTTTTCAGATCATTGTCCGCGTTCCTTGTGGTCGGCTGCATGGCAGCGTCCGCTGCAGTGCCCGCAGAAGCAGCACCTGTTCCCAGCTCGTCGGTCAGCGTTAACACGCAGGAGGCAGCACCAGAGGTGACACCTTCTCAATTCATTGAGGGGCTCGACCAACTCGTGGATGCAGGGAAGATCAAGTTGCTGTCTAGCCAGGTCACCCTTGCCTCAACCATCCGAAGGTACGCAGTTCTGTCACCTGAGGATGACTCGCCGATCCTCTCCTTCGAGACTCAGATCCCACGGTATGCGCCCCGTATTGGAGGGGCGATGTGGGGGTGGCAACCGGTCATCACGTTCAACCAGACTGACCAGAAGGCTATTAAGACCAGCGGTGCGGCAGCAGTTACCGCGATGGCTGCTGCCGCTGCCGCCCTTCTTGCTGAGACGGTCGTAGGAAGTTTGATCTCCGCCGGTGTGATCGCCGCTGTCGGTGGAGCTGCGAGCGTGTATGTCGGAAAGAATGGGATCTGTCCGAGGAGTCGTCCCACTCTGCAGGTCGGCACGGTTACGCTAGATGCGAGGTGTGTATGAGAGGTCCTCGTGAGGGTTTGGGTGTCAAAATAATCGCCTTCGGTGCTGCGGCCCTCGTCGTGTTCATTGTCTGCGGTCTCGTCCTTGTCGCGCTTGGAGTTGAGGCGTCGACAGTGGCCTTCATTGAGGTTGTTGTGGCCTGTGTGCTCGGCACCATGTTCGGTAGGTGGCTCCGCGTCCGTTCAAGGTAGGTGCCGTCTAGGCCTGTCCTGATTTGTCTGGGTAGGCCTAAAAAGTGGCGTGCCAACCATTTTCGTTATACGAAATTGGCATGCCGGTGCGAATGACTGACGAGCAGCTGCAGGCCTGGACCGCCGAGGCTGAAGCGGGCTACGACGTGGCCGCGCTCAAGCGTCGTGGCCGCGGCCGTCCTGGGCGGGGTGCCAGCCCGTCTCAGGTGATCGCCGTGCGCCTGATAGACGATGAAATCGAGATTCTGGATCGCATGGCCGCGACCCAGAATCTGACCCGCTCCGAGGCCCTGCGCCGCGCCCTGATGAGCGCCGCGTGAGGATCATCGACTCTGCCCGAAAACACGGGATCAGCGACAACGCGATTCAGGCTGCCTCCTGGCCCGCATGGGTCGAACCCCTCGATGAGAAGGGCGAGCAGTGGCGGGAACTGCGCCTCGGTTTCGACACCAAAGCCCGGCTCCTGGAGATGGTCGTGGTGTGCGCATCTGACGGTGACGAGGTTCTGATTCACGCGATGAAGGCGCGCCCGAAGTACATCGACCTGCTGCCCTAAGACAACGGGGCGGGGTTGCCTGCCGTCAGGGCCGATGGGGCTCGGCGGGAGGCTTCCCGCCTGGGAACCTCTGGCTGCCGCCTAGCACCCCATCGGAACGCGGGACCGCCCACAGGTAGGTCCTCAGCCGGGGGCGGTGTGCCTGGCTGAACCGGCAGCGTCCCCGATCTGCTCACCTCGGGGACTGCACTTGCCACACAGGTCCGCACGACGGGTGTCATGCCCTGTCGTGCGGACCTGGCGAACCTGGTAAACCCCTCCCGCACGCGCGGACGGACCACAACAAGCCCGCATGGGCTACTTTTGTACTGGGCAATGGCAATTCCTTCGGAATTGGGGTCGTGCGTCGCCTATCGCTCGGAAGGAGGTTGGCTGTGGCGCTGTCTGTTAGGCCGCTTTATGCGAATGGGGCGGGGTCTGTTCGTGATGCGTTGCGCTACCTGTCTGAGTGTGAGCATGGCGGTCAGGAAGCCGGTGGTGTGGAGCGTGGCCTGGACTATCTGGAGGAGGACGGGCATGCCACACCGGCTATGCGTGTGGTGGGGGTGTCGGACCAGACGCAGGCGTTCTTGGAGGAGCGTCTGGGGGTGGCCTCTGGTGAGGCTCTGACAGCGGATCAGGTGGCTCGCCTGTTTGGGGCGGAGGGGCAGACTCACCCGCTGGCTCCTGGAAGTGATGAGCGTTTGGGGCGTGCGTTTGAGCGCACGATGGCGGGCAAGCACGTGCGCCAGTCGTTGCGGGGGCAGCAGATGGTCTTCTCGGCTCCTAAGAGTGTGTCTGTGATGGCTGAGAGCTCGGATGAGGCGGTGCGGGGCACGATTGAGAGGGCTCATCGTTAGGCCATGGACGTGGCGTTGGAGTATCTGGCGCAGCAGCCCAGTGCTCGGGTGACGGTGGACGGGGTGACTCGTTCGGTGGCGGCAGATGGGCTGGTGGCTGTCTCCTACGGTCACCAGGCGGCGCGGCCGGTTGATGGGGTGGCGGACCGCGCTTGCATGACCATGTGCTGGTGTCCTCGCGTGTGCATGCGGTGGGAAGTGGCGCACGGTTGATAACAGGGACTGGAACATTGACAGTGTTCGGCGTGTCTATGAGGCGAGTTTGCGGCGCACTCTGACGCGTGATCTGGGTGTGTCCTGGCAGGTCGTGGGGGATACCGGTAGCGCGGAGTTGGCGGGGTGGACTGAGCAGGCTCATCGGGAGTTTTCCCGTCGCACTGACGGTATCGCTGAGCGTGAGCGTCAGATGAGGGACGCTGACCCGCTGCTGAGTGCGCGCAGGGCGCATGAGCAGGCAAGGGTGGACACTCGCGAGGACAAGGTTGCTGGTTCTCAGCAGGTGCGTCGGCAGGTGAACGTGGAGCGGGCGCGTGCGCTGGGTGTGGAGGACCTGGGGCGTGCCTCGGTGACGATTGAGCAAGCAGATATTGCCCCGAGTCCGTCCACGCTCCTTAGTGCTGTTACGGCGGAGCAGGCGACCTTTACCCATGATGATCTGGTGGGGATGGCGGCCACGATGCTGCCTAGCGACGGTGACCCTGCGACCCTGATGCAGGAGGCGCAGGACTTGGCGGCTAAGGCGCGGAGCCTGGCGGTGTCCATGGAGGGAGCCGCTACGCAGGTGACCACTGCTCAGGCTGATAGGGATGCGGTTACGGGCGTGCCGGTTGGTGAGCGGAAGAGCGCTGTCCGGTACACCACCGGGGAGGTTCTCGACGAGTCCAGGGCCATCCTGCGAGGGGGAAGTGAGGACCTGGGGGACAGTGGAGCGGCGGCTTACCTGGACGCGTCGAGATTGTCAGGTGAGCAGGCTCAGGCGGCCGAGCACCTGGCTCGGGGGTGCAGGCGGGTTAGCGTCATGGAGGCGGCCGCAGGCACTGGGAAGACTCACACGCTTAGCGCTGTGTCTGACGCGTATCGGGCCGCAGGGTGGGAGGTGTTCGGTCTGGCACCGTCGGGCCGTGCGGCCGCCCAACTGCGTGATGAGGGCGTGGCCGGTGAGGCCACTACCTTGCACAGTGCGGTAGCCAGGATCGAGGCAGGGAATGCGCCGTGGACGCGGGATGATGGGCGGCATCGAGTCGTTATCGTGGACGAGGCTGGCATGGCCTCGGCCCAGCACTTGCGATCTCTCATTGACTCCACGCGCGGGACTACCACCCGGCTTGTGCTGGTGGGTGACTCGCGGCAACTGGGGGGCGGTCAAGAGTCGCGGAGGTGCTTTCAGTGAGCTGTCTCGGGACCTGGGGGCGGCCGACATCCGCCAGGTCTATCGGCAGCAGGACGCCGGGGAGCGGGCAGCCACCATGGCCTATGCACGACGGCCGGGCGCAGGAGGCTGCTTCCTGGTACGTGGGCAATGACCGCATAACCATGGGTAACCGTGTTGGTGTGGTCGAGGAGGCGGCCAGGCGATACATGGATGATGAGGCCCAAGGGCTGACATCGGTTGTCGTCGCCTCGGACTCGCGCACTGTCGGGGACGTTAACCACGCGGTGCAGCAGGCTCGCGTGGCGGACATGAACCCGGAGGAGATCGGTCCGGGACTGTCGATGAGAGGCAGCGACCCCTCCCGCCCTGAGACGGCGCACATTGGGGACCTCATCGTGACCCGACGCAACGATAAGACGCTGCGAACTAGCGCCGGTGACAGCGTGCTCAACGGCCACCGCTGGCGCGTGACGGCAGTAAGTAAGCAGGGGGCGACGGTGGAAAGCGTGGGGCGTGACGGCGTTCCTGCCACTGTTGTCCTCCCCTCCTCCTATCTGGCTCAGCACGCGCACCTGGGGTACGCGGTCATCATCCACACCTCGCAGGGTGGGACATGGGACAGGGCCCACGCCATCATTGACGCCGACCGCACAGGCTCAGCCTCCGCCTATGTCGGGGCCACTCGTGGGCGACGCACAGACATCCTGATCGTCACAGACGGAGTGATGGGGCGCGGGGGGTGACGTCACGCAACCCGCGTTCATTACGGACGAGGCCGAGCACCAGCGGGTCCTCGTCGGGGCGATCCGTCGAGAGGACCCCACCCGTTCAGTGTGGGACGTGTCCCGAGCAGCCGTGCGGGAACCTGCGGAGCGTGAGCGTGCCTCCGGGCTGAGGCCTCAGCAGCGGCGCCAGGCGCTACGTACTGCACCTGCCCAGGTCGTCACCGACGCTGAAAGCACCCGAGGCCGCGCGGCCCAAACCTCACAGCAGCAGACCCTGCCATCGCGTCGTCCCGCTAGTGCTCTCCGTCCAGGGCAGACGCAGACGCCTCCAGGAGCATCACCCATGCAGACAACACGACTTCCGCTAATCCCCGAGGGGCTGGGTGCGGCTCAGATCGCCCGCATGGGCATGGATGCCGCAACCTACGCCCGGAGGTCCGGGGCTCGCCGTCGTCGCAGCGGGGACGGACGGCGTCGTGTCCTCAGGGCGCGACGGTGCCGGTGGCTACCAGGATGATGATGACCAGGCCCAGTGCCACGCGGTAGACGAGGAAGCTGGTGAACTTGTTGGAGGAGACGAAGCGCAGCAGCCAGGCGATCGTGGCGTAGGCGACCACGCCGCTGGTCACGGTGGCCAGGGCGGTAGGCAGCCAGCCGACCTGGGCCGAGATGTCTGAGGCCGCGGTGACCGCCTCCAGCAGGCCGGCGGCCACCAGCGCCGGGATCCCCATGTAGAAGGACAGCCTCGTGGCCGTCACCCGGTCGAAGCGCAGGAACAGGCCGGCCGAGATCGTGGCTCCTGAGCGGGAGATACCCGGGAAGATCGGTGCCAGCGCCTGGAAGAGGCCGATGACGAGCGCGTCCTTGACCCCGACCTGCTCCATCCCCTGACCGTTCGTGGCGTGAGCCGCGCCGTCGGGAGCGTCGGAACGGCGGTCGGCCAGCCACATGACCGCGCTCCACGCGATGAGGGCGCCTGCGATCACCCACAGGGAGCGGGAGGTGACCTCGATGAAGTCCTTGAAGGCCAGGCCGATCACGGCCACCGGGACCGAGCCCAGGATGATGCCCCAGCCCAGGGTGTAGTCCGGGTCGTTGCGACGGTCAGGACGGGTCAGGCCCGTCAGCCAGGCCCGGACGATCCGCACGATGTCGCGCCAGAAGAAGATGACCGCTGCCAGGATGGCCCCGACCTGGATGACCGCGGTGAAGGCCGTCATCCCGACGGTGTTGATGTCGTAGCCGAGCAGCTTCTCCACGATGTTGAGGTGGCCGGTCGAGGAGACCGGAAGGAACTCGGTGATGCCCTCGACGATGCCGAGGATGACGGCGTGCAGCCAGTTCATGACGCTCCCAGCGCTAGGCGGTACGGCTACGAGGGTACCGGCCAAGGCCCGCTCACCGGCTGAGGAAGGCAGTGGCGCCCACCTCACGCCTGGCCACGTGCCTAGCCGGCGGCGCTCCGGCCGGTCATGCCAGGCCTGGCTACGACGTCGGAGCGCGGGGCCCTGTCACTGCGGGTCGGTCACCTCGGACAGAGCAGCCAGGGCCTCAGCGTGCAGCAGGCCGTTGGAGGCGACGGCGCTGCCTCCCCACGGCCCCTCCTGCCCGCTGAGCGAGGTGAAGCGACCACCGGCCTCGGTGACGATCGGTACGAGCGCTCCCATGTCGTACAGCTCCAGCTCCGGCTCTGCCGCGAGATCGACCGCGCCCTCGGCCACGAGCATGTAGGACCAGAAGTCCCCGTAGGCCCGGGTCCGCCAGCACGACTGCATGAGGCCGAGCATCCCGCGCAGACGTCCCTGCTCCGCCCACCCTGACAGCGAGGAGTAGGACATGGAGGCGTCGGACATCTCCGAGACCGAGGACACGTGCAGGCGCTGTGCGGAGGACAAGGACCTCCCGCTCCAGGCCCCGCCGTCCTTGACCGCCCACCAGCGTCTGCCGAGAGCCGGTGCCGAGACGAGACCGAGGACGACCTCGTCGTCCTCCACCAGGCTCAGCAGCGTGGCCCACACGGGCACGCCACGCACAAAGCTCTTGGTGCCGTCGATGGGGTCGATGATCCACTGACGCGGTGAGTGCCCGGTGGTGCCGAATTCCTCGCCGTACACCGAGTCACGGGTACGAGCCCGAGCCAGGTACTCACGGATGCGCTGCTCGGCCTCGCGGTCCGCCTCAGTGACCGGGGTCAGGTCAGGCTTGGTCTCGACCTCAAAGTCCTGGCGCTCGAAGTGCGCCTGCGTGAGAGGGTCGACCTGGTCCGCGATGGTGTGCGCCAGGTAGAGGTCGTCACGCCAGCGGCGCGAGCCAGGGGAGGGCGCGGAGGATGGGCTCATGGTCTGAGGGTAGCGGTGCCCTGGTGCCGCTGCGCCCGTACCGGCTCGTCGTCGAGGGCCGTCCGTGCCAGCGGGGGACCGGGGCGCGACGGGGCGGCAGCGGGAAGGACACGGACCTGGACGGCCTTGACGACGGCGGCCAGTTCCGCACCGACCTCGATCCCGAGGTCAGCCACGGCCCCGGCGGTCACGACAGCGGACAGCTGCTGGGCCGGCCCAGGTTCCTGGCTGACGAGCGTGAGCCGCACGGTTACCAGCGCCCCGGTCCGTTCCAGCCCGCTGACACGTACCGGCAGGTGGTTACGGGGTGAGCCCTCCGGGCCTTTCTGCCCGCGTGGGTACAGGCCGACGGCGTCCGGTGGTACGAGCGCCACACCGGCTGAGCCACGCTGGGGCTGCCAGCCCTCCTGAGGGCGACCTGTCAGCCGCAGGCCGCCTCCGAGGTGCAGCACGGGAGCCGCGCTGTCCCCGTCGACCGTGCCGGCTAGTACAGCCGTACCCGTCAGGCTCCTGGCAAAGACGGATCGTGGGCAGGACAGGACCTCGGCGACGGTGCCGGTCTCGACCACGCCGCCCTCCTCCAGGACGACGACGTCGCTCGCCAGCGAGGTCAGGTCCAGCACGTCGTGGGTCACCAGGACCAGGGTCAGGCCCTCGGCAGCCACCCGCTGACCGACCAGGGCGCGTACCTGGGTGCGGGCCTCGACGTCGAGGGCGGCCATGGGCTCGTCCAGGACGAGGACGGCCGGACGGGTCGCCAGGGCCCGGGCCAGCGCCACACGCGCGGCCTGGCCACCTGACAGCTCGCTGCCGGCGCGGTCGGCCAGGTGCACCGCGCCAGCTGCCTCCAGCTCGCGCAGGGCCAGCGCCCGTGCCTGGCGACGCGACATCCCCCGGCAACGAGGTCCGAAGGCCACGTTGTCCAGCACGGACATGTGGGTGAAGATCCCGGGTGACTGGGCCAGCAGCGCGACGTCGCGGCGTCCAGCGGGGACGAGGACCCCGTCCCCGTCCAGGAGACGGCCGCCGACGCGTACCTGCCCGTCCTCCGCAGGGAGCAGGCCGGTCAGGACCGCGCAGGCGGTGGACTTGCCTGAGCCGTTGGGGCCGATGATCGCCGTCGCCCCACCAGCCGGCACCGCCAGGTCGACAGTGACACCGCGCTCGCGGAGACTGAAGGACAGGTCCACCTGCTGGCCGCGCGGCGTGCCGTGGCCGTCCCTGTGCAGGCTCAGAGGCTGACAGGCTAGTCCGTTGCCGTCGGCCGCAGGGGGCGTGGCCGCCTTCTGAGCGGGCCCGGAGGAGGACCGGGCCGGGCGGGTGGAGAAGCGGCGTCGGGCCAGCAGGTGGTTCCAGGGCAGGTTGGTCACCCCGACCACGACGAAGGACAGGGCGATGAGAACCACCGCGAGCGCCAGGGCGGTGGCGGTGTCGTTCTCGCGCTCGAGGTAGATAGCCAGCGGCATCGTGCGGGTCACCCCCTCCTTCGAT containing:
- a CDS encoding AAA family ATPase; amino-acid sequence: MTIEQADIAPSPSTLLSAVTAEQATFTHDDLVGMAATMLPSDGDPATLMQEAQDLAAKARSLAVSMEGAATQVTTAQADRDAVTGVPVGERKSAVRYTTGEVLDESRAILRGGSEDLGDSGAAAYLDASRLSGEQAQAAEHLARGCRRVSVMEAAAGTGKTHTLSAVSDAYRAAGWEVFGLAPSGRAAAQLRDEGVAGEATTLHSAVARIEAGNAPWTRDDGRHRVVIVDEAGMASAQHLRSLIDSTRGTTTRLVLVGDSRQLGGGQESRRCFQ
- the hisN gene encoding histidinol-phosphatase, encoding MSPSSAPSPGSRRWRDDLYLAHTIADQVDPLTQAHFERQDFEVETKPDLTPVTEADREAEQRIREYLARARTRDSVYGEEFGTTGHSPRQWIIDPIDGTKSFVRGVPVWATLLSLVEDDEVVLGLVSAPALGRRWWAVKDGGAWSGRSLSSAQRLHVSSVSEMSDASMSYSSLSGWAEQGRLRGMLGLMQSCWRTRAYGDFWSYMLVAEGAVDLAAEPELELYDMGALVPIVTEAGGRFTSLSGQEGPWGGSAVASNGLLHAEALAALSEVTDPQ
- a CDS encoding toxin; this translates as MRIIDSARKHGISDNAIQAASWPAWVEPLDEKGEQWRELRLGFDTKARLLEMVVVCASDGDEVLIHAMKARPKYIDLLP
- a CDS encoding relaxase domain-containing protein, whose translation is MALSVRPLYANGAGSVRDALRYLSECEHGGQEAGGVERGLDYLEEDGHATPAMRVVGVSDQTQAFLEERLGVASGEALTADQVARLFGAEGQTHPLAPGSDERLGRAFERTMAGKHVRQSLRGQQMVFSAPKSVSVMAESSDEAVRGTIERAHR
- a CDS encoding undecaprenyl-diphosphate phosphatase, which codes for MNWLHAVILGIVEGITEFLPVSSTGHLNIVEKLLGYDINTVGMTAFTAVIQVGAILAAVIFFWRDIVRIVRAWLTGLTRPDRRNDPDYTLGWGIILGSVPVAVIGLAFKDFIEVTSRSLWVIAGALIAWSAVMWLADRRSDAPDGAAHATNGQGMEQVGVKDALVIGLFQALAPIFPGISRSGATISAGLFLRFDRVTATRLSFYMGIPALVAAGLLEAVTAASDISAQVGWLPTALATVTSGVVAYATIAWLLRFVSSNKFTSFLVYRVALGLVIIILVATGTVAP
- the modB gene encoding molybdate ABC transporter permease subunit, which translates into the protein MLALLGGAVIVLPLAGLGTRVAWADLPALLGSETARAALGLSLRTCLVATLVSVVLGVPTALVLARPWPGVHLARVLAVLPMTMPPVVAGIALLATLGKRGVLGPVLDRLGLQVSFTTAAVVIAQVFVAMPYLVVTLEAALRSRDTHEETVARTLGAGPWTVLTRITLPLVAPALARGTALALGRSLGEFGATIAFAGSKEGVTRTMPLAIYLERENDTATALALAVVLIALSFVVVGVTNLPWNHLLARRRFSTRPARSSSGPAQKAATPPAADGNGLACQPLSLHRDGHGTPRGQQVDLSFSLRERGVTVDLAVPAGGATAIIGPNGSGKSTACAVLTGLLPAEDGQVRVGGRLLDGDGVLVPAGRRDVALLAQSPGIFTHMSVLDNVAFGPRCRGMSRRQARALALRELEAAGAVHLADRAGSELSGGQAARVALARALATRPAVLVLDEPMAALDVEARTQVRALVGQRVAAEGLTLVLVTHDVLDLTSLASDVVVLEEGGVVETGTVAEVLSCPRSVFARSLTGTAVLAGTVDGDSAAPVLHLGGGLRLTGRPQEGWQPQRGSAGVALVPPDAVGLYPRGQKGPEGSPRNHLPVRVSGLERTGALVTVRLTLVSQEPGPAQQLSAVVTAGAVADLGIEVGAELAAVVKAVQVRVLPAAAPSRPGPPLARTALDDEPVRAQRHQGTATLRP
- a CDS encoding ribbon-helix-helix protein, CopG family; protein product: MTDEQLQAWTAEAEAGYDVAALKRRGRGRPGRGASPSQVIAVRLIDDEIEILDRMAATQNLTRSEALRRALMSAA